Genomic DNA from Klebsiella variicola:
GCAGAACTATCTGTGGGGCGACTTCGCCGCTGCGGCGGTGCTCTCCGCCATCCCGATCACGGTCGTCTTCCTGCTGGCGCAGCGCTGGCTGGTTAACGGCCTGACGGCGGGTGGGGTGAAAGGTTAAGTTTTTTTGTAACACCGGCCCCAAATTTCAGATGAGGGCCGACGGTCTAGCCGCAATACACGACCCCAACCGGGTATTGTCGCCGTCGCCCTCAGCTGAAAAAGTAAGGCCAATGCCACTGCTATCCTCAACTGGACCCTACATAAATTTTATTTGTGACTGTTGGTCAGCGGCCCTGGAGGCCGCTTTTTTTTATTCGCGTTTCAGGCGATTGGAGTTACACAGCCAGAGCGTAATCACCAGAATCAGGATCGCCGCGGAGTAAATCAGCACCGCCATCGGCGACTCATGGTCGATGATAATCAGGCGCACAATCGCGGTGATGCCGATATAGACGAAATAGCGCAGCGGGAAGTGGAACCCCGACTGAAAATACTTGACGATCAGCGCGATAAACTCGAAGTAGAGGAAGTAGACCACCAGACCTTCCACCAGCCGGTACTTACTGGTCGGCTCCGGGGTAAAGAGGACATCGGCCAGATGCAGCGTCTCTTTCCCGAGGAAGACGATCAAAATAATCCCCAGGCACAGCAGCCCAAGATTCAAAACCGTTTGCATCGCGGTGGCGATAAAATTCACCAGCGGACGATAAACCGACGACATAAATACCCCTCATCATTATGCTTCTTTGAGACCTGTATAACGCAAAAATGTGATCCAGATCGACATTATTCGCTAACTTTTTGCCACCACCGGCGAAGATGTAACAATCACAGCCCAGACGGACGGGTTAAAAAGGAAACAACCATGCTGAAGATTCGTACCGCACGCGCAGAGGATGCGGCTTTACTCAATGAAATGGGCAATGCCAGCTATCGCCATCACTTTGCTCACCTCTGGCATAACGCCGACGAGCTGGCGTGCTACCTGCAACAAGAGTATTCCCTGGCCTCGCTGCAACGCAGCCTGACCGATTCCCAGTGCTGTTGGTTGATTGCTGAAGCCCCCCACCCTGTCGGCTTTGCGAAATACGCCTGTCGTCAGGCGATAAGTCCTGAAGGTCCGTCCGGTACGCTGTTGCATAAGCTCTATCTGCTGCCTGACACAACGGGCCGACGCTACGGCGAGCAGATATTTCGCGCCGTCGAGGCGAGAGCAAAAGCGGCCGGTGAACGCTGGCTGTGGCTGGAAGTGCTCGCCGATAACCCCGCTGCGCGCCGCTTTTACGAACGTCAGGGGATGCAGCACGTGAAAGATGTCGCATTTCATTCCGCCAGCCAGCAAAGCACCTTACATATTCTGGCCAAACCGATCTGAGAGGCACTATGCATACCCTTCGGGAAACGGCGATCCGCAACGTCACCAGCGGTGAGAACGTGGTGATCTACCTGCCCGCCAACCTGTACGACTGTGTCCTTGGCGATAACGTCTTCGTCGGGCCGTTCGTTGAGATCCAGGGGAATACCCGCATTGGCGCGAACAGTAAAATTCAGTCCCATACTTTTATCTGCGAGTACGTCACCATTGGCCAGCGCTGCTTTATCGGTCACGGCGTGATGTTTGCCAACGACCTGTTTCGCGAGGGTAAACCAAACGCCGACCGCGCCAGCTGGGGGCGAATTGAGATTGGCGATGACGTGTCGATCGGCAGTGGCGCCACGATTCTGGCCGTCAGCATCTGCGACGGCGTGGTGATTGGCGCGGGCAGCGTGGTGACGAAGTCCATTACCGAGAAAGGGGTGTGGGCGGGAAATCCGGCGAGGCTGCTGCGGCGGCTGTAAAAAAAATGCCGACCTAAGGGTCGGCATTGCGTCTTAGCTGCGCAAGATTATGCGCGCCAGGCTTTATAACGGTTAATCAGGCCGTTAGTCGAGCTGTCGTGGCTGCTAACTTCGCTGCCGTCTTTCAGCTCCGGCAGGATGCGGTTAGCCAGCTGTTTGCCCAGTTCAACGCCCCACTGGTCGAAGGTGAAGATGTTGAGGATCGCCCCCTGGGTGAAGATCTTGTGTTCATACAGGGCAATCAACGCCCCCAGGCTGAACGGGGTGATTTCACGCAGCAGGATGGAGTTCGTCGGACGGTTGCCTTCAAACACTTTGAACGGCACCACGTGCTCCAGGGTCGCCGGATCTTTACCCTGATCGCGGTATTCCTGCTCGACCACTTCACGGGATTTACCGAAAGCCAGGGCCTCGGTCTGAGCGAAGAAGTTGGACAGCAGCTTCGGATGATGGTCGGACAGCGGGTTGTGGGTGATAGCTGGGGCGATGAAATCGCACGGTACCATTTTGGTGCCCTGGTGGATCAGCTGGTAGAACGCGTGCTGACCGTTGGTGCCCGGCTCACCCCAGATGATCGGGCCAGTCTGGTAGTCTACCGCGTGGCCGTTACGGTCAACATACTTACCGTTGGACTCCATGTTGCCCTGCTGGAAGTAGGCGGCAAAACGGTGCATGTACTGGTCGTACGGCAGAATCGCTTCGGTTTCTGCTCCGAAGAAGTTGTTGTACCAGATACCGATCAGCGCCAGCAGCACCGGCAGGTTTTTCTCCGCCGGGGTGGTGGAGAAGTGTTTATCCATCGCATGCGCGCCGGACAGCAGCTCAACGAAGTTGTCGAAGCCCACGGAGAGAATGATGGACAGGCCAATCGCCGACCACAGGGAGTAGCGGCCGCCAACCCAGTCCCAGAATTCAAACATGTTGGCGGTGTCGATGCCGAACTCGCCAACCGCTTTCGCGTTGGTAGAGAGCGCGGCGAAGTGTTTAGCCACGTGCTTGTCGTCGCCCGCGGTCGCCAGGAACCAGTCGCGCGCGCTGTGGGCGTTG
This window encodes:
- the psiE gene encoding phosphate-starvation-inducible protein PsiE gives rise to the protein MSSVYRPLVNFIATAMQTVLNLGLLCLGIILIVFLGKETLHLADVLFTPEPTSKYRLVEGLVVYFLYFEFIALIVKYFQSGFHFPLRYFVYIGITAIVRLIIIDHESPMAVLIYSAAILILVITLWLCNSNRLKRE
- a CDS encoding GNAT family N-acetyltransferase, translating into MLKIRTARAEDAALLNEMGNASYRHHFAHLWHNADELACYLQQEYSLASLQRSLTDSQCCWLIAEAPHPVGFAKYACRQAISPEGPSGTLLHKLYLLPDTTGRRYGEQIFRAVEARAKAAGERWLWLEVLADNPAARRFYERQGMQHVKDVAFHSASQQSTLHILAKPI
- a CDS encoding acyltransferase, which translates into the protein MHTLRETAIRNVTSGENVVIYLPANLYDCVLGDNVFVGPFVEIQGNTRIGANSKIQSHTFICEYVTIGQRCFIGHGVMFANDLFREGKPNADRASWGRIEIGDDVSIGSGATILAVSICDGVVIGAGSVVTKSITEKGVWAGNPARLLRRL
- the pgi gene encoding glucose-6-phosphate isomerase: MKNINPTQTSAWQALQKHFDEMKDVTISELFAKDSDRFSKFSATFDDLMLVDFSKNRITEETLAKLQDLAKETDLAGAIKSMFSGEKINRTEDRAVLHVALRNRSNTPIVVDGKDVMPEVNAVLEKMKTFSEAIISGSWKGYTGKPITDVVNIGIGGSDLGPFMVTEALRPYKNHLNMHFVSNVDGTHIAEVLKNVDPETTLFLVASKTFTTQETMTNAHSARDWFLATAGDDKHVAKHFAALSTNAKAVGEFGIDTANMFEFWDWVGGRYSLWSAIGLSIILSVGFDNFVELLSGAHAMDKHFSTTPAEKNLPVLLALIGIWYNNFFGAETEAILPYDQYMHRFAAYFQQGNMESNGKYVDRNGHAVDYQTGPIIWGEPGTNGQHAFYQLIHQGTKMVPCDFIAPAITHNPLSDHHPKLLSNFFAQTEALAFGKSREVVEQEYRDQGKDPATLEHVVPFKVFEGNRPTNSILLREITPFSLGALIALYEHKIFTQGAILNIFTFDQWGVELGKQLANRILPELKDGSEVSSHDSSTNGLINRYKAWRA